TTTGTTATTGCTTTTTTAGCAACAGGTCTTTTTGTTTCCTTCCTGTCTTTAAAATCCTTTATTGGTTTTGTCTCTTTCTTTTTATAATCTACATTCCCGCTACTCTTTATATCATTTCTGCCTTTTCCTTCTTTTGTTAAAGTTATATTTTGGGCATTTTTTGTTTGTGAAGCATTCATATGTTTCAACAGCCTGATTTCTTTGTCTGCCAAATAACGCCATTTACCACGGTCAACATTTTTTTTGGTTAGATTAGCAAACATTACGCGATCTAATTTTTTTACTTCATAACCCAAATGTTCGAAAATACGGCGCACAATTCGATTCTTACCGCTGTGTATTTCAATACCGACAATGCTTTTATCTTTAGCATCTACATATCCAACAGCATCTGCTTTTATCTCACCATCTTCCAAAACTAGTCCTGTCGCAATAGCCTCGGCATCTTTTTTTGCTAAGGGTTTATCTAAAGAGGCTTCGTATATTTTTTTTATTTGAAAAGAAGGATGTGTCAATTTCTGTGCTAATTCCCCATCGTTTGTCAATAGCAAAACACCTGTAGTATTTCTGTCTAAACGACCTACCGGATAGATCCTGTCAGTATCTACTCCTTTTAAAATATCGATGACCGTTTTGCGACCTTTTTCATCTTTAGTCGTTGTAAGATGATCTTTAGGTTTATTCATCAAGATATAAACCAACTTCTTTTGCAACTCTATTTTTTTCCCTTTAAGCTTAATCGTGTCTTTCTCCGAAACTTTAAAAGCAGGTTCAAAAACCACGTCGCCATTCACCTGTACAACTCCTTCTTTTACCAAATCAGCCGCTTCTCTCCTGCCGCAAATGCCTGCATGTGCAATGAACTTATTCAATGGCATTGCCTCTGAAGATGCTTTTATATCTTCCACGAAACGTTCATTTTTTGTGCCGTAATTTTTTGTTTTAGATGTAGAGGCCTTCTCCTCAACTATTTGTTTAGGCGAAGTTTCACTATTATATTTTGGCGAAATCTTATTTCGTTTATCATAATATCCTTCGGGTCGGTTATAAGGTTTTCCAAATTTATTTTTGCCGCCGAAAGGAATTTCATTAGGTTTCTCTCCCCGCAGCTTTTCTGCTTTTATCCGGCGCAATTCATCACCGGCTTTACGCATCTCTGCTTTCGCTTTTCTTTTTTCCTGACGGTATTCCTCCTTAATCTTAGCATTCGATTTAGGATTAATAAATTTATCAAAAGCTTCTTTACCCATGGTTTTAGATGTTTGAAAGTTGAATGTAGGAAAGTCTATCAATCTT
The Arachidicoccus soli DNA segment above includes these coding regions:
- a CDS encoding pseudouridine synthase, translated to MGKEAFDKFINPKSNAKIKEEYRQEKRKAKAEMRKAGDELRRIKAEKLRGEKPNEIPFGGKNKFGKPYNRPEGYYDKRNKISPKYNSETSPKQIVEEKASTSKTKNYGTKNERFVEDIKASSEAMPLNKFIAHAGICGRREAADLVKEGVVQVNGDVVFEPAFKVSEKDTIKLKGKKIELQKKLVYILMNKPKDHLTTTKDEKGRKTVIDILKGVDTDRIYPVGRLDRNTTGVLLLTNDGELAQKLTHPSFQIKKIYEASLDKPLAKKDAEAIATGLVLEDGEIKADAVGYVDAKDKSIVGIEIHSGKNRIVRRIFEHLGYEVKKLDRVMFANLTKKNVDRGKWRYLADKEIRLLKHMNASQTKNAQNITLTKEGKGRNDIKSSGNVDYKKKETKPIKDFKDRKETKRPVAKKAITKRALKKEKE